A stretch of Acropora muricata isolate sample 2 chromosome 7, ASM3666990v1, whole genome shotgun sequence DNA encodes these proteins:
- the LOC136922597 gene encoding uncharacterized protein isoform X2 encodes MDISRLDSDISIGTLEEERPQRINNYGSVIAEPEADGAELDEPAQQEPDRSFCRCKSSCKTKQKNEGGRGCPCRTANLPCVPGRCKCGTARKPCANQNPQTVSQENLPSSSMERQRRDIENTRQEIQEFVDVLEVEELRRLMVLLINNGRGSLDFARRLLDQENSGEDPPQPEPTNNAALRWCICSNCVQMPTPEENKCCKRRECITSYELFQNLCIDRHVLELAIRARCDIRVEPLDFSMSSFRKAAYRQFILWEHGYLGKGNRRVVPSCAVKKVRQQYPAPDNVYMGFRAE; translated from the exons ATGGATATCAGTCGTTTGGACTCGGACATTTCAATTGGAACTTTAGAAGAAGAACGTCCACAGAGGATAAATAATTATGGAAGCGTG ATTGCAGAACCTGAGGCAGATGGAGCAGAATTAGATGAACCAGCACAACAAGAGCCAGATAGAAGCTTCTGTAGATGTAAATCTTCTTGTAAAACTAAGCAAAAGAATGAAGGCGGCCGCGGTTGTCCTTGCCGCACGGCAAATTTGCCATGTGTACCGGGCAGATGCAAATGCGGTACTGCTCGTAAACCATGTGCGAATCAG AATCCTCAAACTGTATCACAAGAAAATTTACCCTCCAGTTCCATGGAGAGACAGAGACGCGACATAGAAAACACAAGGCAGGAAATCCAG gAATTCGTTGACGTTCTTGAGGTAGAAGAGCTTAGAAGGTTGATGGTCCTACTAATAAACAACGGACGTGGAAGTCTTGATTTTGCGAGAAGACTACTGGACCAGGAAAACTCAGGCGAAGACCCACCACAACCAGAGCCTACAAATAATGCCGCTCTGAGATGGTGCATCTGCAGCAACTGTGTCCAAATGCCCACCCctgaagaaaacaaatgttgcaaacgAAGGGAGTGTATCACGTCTTATGAACTGTTCCAAAACTTGTGTATAGACCGCCATGTTCTCGAGTTGGCAATAAGGGCAAGGTGCGATATTAGAGTGGAACCACTGGATTTTTCAATGTCGAGTTTCCGCAAGGCTGCATATAGGCAGTTTATTCTATGGGAACATGGTTATCTAGGAAAGGGAAATAGGAGAGTAGTACCATCTTGTGCTGTCAAAAAAGTGCGCCAACAGTATCCTGCCCCTGATAATGTTTATATGGGCTTTAGGGCAGAGTAA
- the LOC136922597 gene encoding uncharacterized protein isoform X1 — MDISRLDSDISIGTLEEERPQRINNYGSVVSAYFGSYCFIFDVYTQQLVDLAIDQPSINVFTARCQIAEPEADGAELDEPAQQEPDRSFCRCKSSCKTKQKNEGGRGCPCRTANLPCVPGRCKCGTARKPCANQNPQTVSQENLPSSSMERQRRDIENTRQEIQEFVDVLEVEELRRLMVLLINNGRGSLDFARRLLDQENSGEDPPQPEPTNNAALRWCICSNCVQMPTPEENKCCKRRECITSYELFQNLCIDRHVLELAIRARCDIRVEPLDFSMSSFRKAAYRQFILWEHGYLGKGNRRVVPSCAVKKVRQQYPAPDNVYMGFRAE; from the exons ATGGATATCAGTCGTTTGGACTCGGACATTTCAATTGGAACTTTAGAAGAAGAACGTCCACAGAGGATAAATAATTATGGAAGCGTGGTAAGTGCATATTTTGGAAGCTATTGCTTTATATTTGATGTATACACGCAGCAGCTTGTCGACCTTGCGATCGATCAACCGTCGATCAATGTTTTCACTGCCCGTTGTCAGATTGCAGAACCTGAGGCAGATGGAGCAGAATTAGATGAACCAGCACAACAAGAGCCAGATAGAAGCTTCTGTAGATGTAAATCTTCTTGTAAAACTAAGCAAAAGAATGAAGGCGGCCGCGGTTGTCCTTGCCGCACGGCAAATTTGCCATGTGTACCGGGCAGATGCAAATGCGGTACTGCTCGTAAACCATGTGCGAATCAG AATCCTCAAACTGTATCACAAGAAAATTTACCCTCCAGTTCCATGGAGAGACAGAGACGCGACATAGAAAACACAAGGCAGGAAATCCAG gAATTCGTTGACGTTCTTGAGGTAGAAGAGCTTAGAAGGTTGATGGTCCTACTAATAAACAACGGACGTGGAAGTCTTGATTTTGCGAGAAGACTACTGGACCAGGAAAACTCAGGCGAAGACCCACCACAACCAGAGCCTACAAATAATGCCGCTCTGAGATGGTGCATCTGCAGCAACTGTGTCCAAATGCCCACCCctgaagaaaacaaatgttgcaaacgAAGGGAGTGTATCACGTCTTATGAACTGTTCCAAAACTTGTGTATAGACCGCCATGTTCTCGAGTTGGCAATAAGGGCAAGGTGCGATATTAGAGTGGAACCACTGGATTTTTCAATGTCGAGTTTCCGCAAGGCTGCATATAGGCAGTTTATTCTATGGGAACATGGTTATCTAGGAAAGGGAAATAGGAGAGTAGTACCATCTTGTGCTGTCAAAAAAGTGCGCCAACAGTATCCTGCCCCTGATAATGTTTATATGGGCTTTAGGGCAGAGTAA